A window of Cydia pomonella isolate Wapato2018A unplaced genomic scaffold, ilCydPomo1 PGA_scaffold_206, whole genome shotgun sequence genomic DNA:
AGAGCTGACACATACATTATGTATtattcattctgctagcaaagaaagcacgtaaagttttttataatgcaaacttattttgaacATATTgtaacatattaaattaaattatattttggttGTCCCTTTCAAACTGACgattgacgacctgtctggcctagtgggtagtgaccctgcctataaagccgatggtcccgggttcaaatcctggtatgggcatttattcgtgtgatgagcatggatatttgttcctttgttgttcctgagtcatgggtgttttctatgtatataagtatttataaatatttatatattatatatatcgttgtctaagtaccctcaacacaagccttattgagcttactgtaggacttagtcaatttgtgtaataatgtcctataatattatttatttatttaaactatagaAGAGCGGAACCTTCTGCCACAAGTACATTAAaagaaagcgctggtggcctagcggtaagagcgtgcgacttgcaatccggaggtcgcgggttcaaaccccggctcgtacgactgagtttttcggaacttatgtacgaaatatcatttgatatttactagtcgcttttcggtgaaggaaaacttcGTGAGGAAACCGTAACCCAATAAGACCTACATAGatcaccctctgggttggaaggtcagacggcactcgctttcgtaaaaaagtagtgcctgcgccaattcttgggattcgttgccaaacggacctcaggctcccatgagccgtggcaaaatgccggtaCAACCCGAGGAAGATGATTTAGATGATGAAATATTTAGATTATgtgtcaaatgtttttttttttccttttttgcaatttctattgaatgCCACTTTGAGTGTCACAATGTCAGTGGTTGTAAAATAAACATGGACATGAATGTCATTCAAAAAAACAATGAGCGTTTTAAATCACGAAAACGAGAAAAAACGCCATGTTTACCACCTGCCTTATAAGGTATTCACACACAGTTTTTTAGCCGTGGTtcaactttttagggttccgtagtcaactaggaactctgttagtttcgccatgtccgtctgtccgtccgtccgctgCTTTCCTCGGTGATCCTTAGTGCTAGAAACCTAAAATTGGGCACGAATAGGTATATAAATCATACAACATAATCAAacatactatagtatttatttagaaattttatttcgctcaaaagttacgattttttttgtttaattctcactgcacccacttTGAAGtatttctgttttgccttatagttgactggtagagaatgcgtATTGGTATTAAGGCCACCTGTTGTACTgttttttatgtgcaattaagtttaaaataataaataataataataagaaatcaGTTACACCGACaaagttgtaaaataaaaactagataaatgttttttttttttagggtggcTCCCCTACTCGAAAAATGGGGATGAATTTtgttttcgcttcaaccctatatAGTccggggtgtcgttggataggtctttcataacgaatatgggtcttcaagaaaacaaaaaaatgtattgatttaaatcaacacgattttcattcataattttaaatctaATACGGGatgtaagtttacgcgattaagtcccgtattagttttaaaattaaaaaaaaaattaccccccccctccctccaACTTCGGAACTATgggttcaaaaaaatatttgaacaaggaaaactatagtgaaactgatcggttcagccgtttttgagtttttgcaaaaagtctattttgattagggtttgcaatccggatctgaaatgtataaaattaccCGAATCTGGATCCGGATCCGCGGATATTCCCATACCTTTCAGATCTGTCATGCAAGCCCTAATTTTGACGAACGAGTAACTACGggaccctacactgagcatggcccgacatgctcttggtcggttttttaacATTCTGCTATTTGGACAATGAGGAACCACGAATTATTATTTCCTGAGTAAATGCGGCCAAACCCGTCTGTGGGAAATTCCCTAAACGAGCGCTTATTTCAAACACGAGTCTTGACTTCATCGACAAAGCAGCGATTGCTTGAAGTTAAAGCAGTCTAAAGCAGGTGAGCTATATTTCATACAGTTGAAAAATAGTACGTTCGTGTACGGAATTTCCCACAAACGGATTTTCCCGCATTGACTATTCAATTATATCACGATAAGTGAAACCGACcaattattcttaaaaaaaatcattacaccGATTGACCACTACACTAATTTATACTTTTCTAACGTTAAAAAATTCATCTAGattcagaccaagataatttgtcagcgattttgacagccaaTGACAGTGTTATTTtgaatgtcaaacttctatgaaaatatgacgtttacttaacactttcaCAGGGCTATCagaatcactgccaacttagcttggtctgactttataaTCATAGagtagattagattagatttatttatttcttgaagaaaaagacacagtattttacacaaaaggataaaacaaaggctttcactaaaagatcgtcaacttaacattaaaacaaaaaatataaaaatttaaaattaataaataaagaaatatcacGACAAAAAAGATaatgtcaatgtatacatagctATAGGGACAACCTAGGTATTGTCGAAATGTCAATAagagtaatatttatataatgaataaaatgcatttcACTTCACATGTATTTTGGCCTAAAGGTTCTCAAATTGTAGTATTGATTCTACTACAAAAAGAAAGATATCAATTAATCTACTATTTTTTCCATTACGTTACTTCCATGCCCATGGAAAAGTAGtgttaatgaattaaaaaaatttgacagttttttctccGAATAGTGCTCGTAATTCAGATGTCAGACTGGTAAATAAATTCAAACATGAACTCACAAAGATTTTTGAACACGCCAAATTACCCACCGATTTTCATATTTTGTGAATATAAAATAAGTCCTATCCGTCTGTGCGTTATTATCGTTTGAAAGTCGAATCCTCTAAAAGAAAGTATGCCGCTAGCCAAAACTAGTACCAGTTATAATGTTAGGGCAAAAATTAATGTTATTCGCCATTTCCTACCAGCACAGTTTAGGAGGCGGTAGTATTGACCGCTCGTGCCACTGGTCATTTTACTCATTATATTTAAGtgataaagttttaatttttgcagtTGTGAGTGAGAAGATGGCAACCGCACTCAACCTTAAAAACTTCGCTTCATGGGATCTATCAAAAAGCAAATGTGAGTATAACTTAGTATAATATAGTATAACTTAGTCCACACAAACTTCAATcaatagaccgttatactggtcactttttctacaatagtcccaatgcctgctgcgaccggttgatgggtgtctattgttgcgcctgtgaacgggttccagccggcgttctacatgacattaaagctcttcAAGGGGcgtacgtgttggatctatatcccacgaaagcctatcaaaagaccgggatttataggtccgtgaaatccaaggagatacaaatatAGTACTTAGTAAAACTAATATATTTGAGCGCATAGTTTTTTGGACAAGCTAAAAATagcttattatatttatttggacTTAGACATATTGTGTATTATTCCCGAGTTCACATATTAAAAGTTTTTACTAAAGATAGATAATGAAAAATAGTACTTACaacaaaatgttaattaaaataacagtaAAACTACTGAAAAAGTAGATTGCTTTGCGAAACGCCCACTAATTTCAATGTCAATTgtttatatcaatttataattatattctattctattgtatttaaattaagtaggtCTAATGTATTATCTACAgaaatagaagtttttgtggcaaaaacgagtgcttgagaaaatgaaatatcgacaaaataataataaaatcgataagtcagtcatagattaataattaaaagatgtaaattttacttgctgtaatttaccgggaaatcaattacaaatccgaccataatttctttataacaaatattaaacaataataaaaaatacagtgtaaaaaataagaaaactaccaatgggtgtataatagtacattacgatacaagtgcgaaaaataggaaattcgaaacgagtggcgataaattaaaacacgaccgaagggagtgttttaaatcgacacgagttgcgaattacctattcgcacatgtatcgtacaacgttttacagtacatatggccctttaaatgttcgacacagtaacgtaatatgctacttctcgcactagtgctataaagtagccccatatgtactgtaaaagaagatatcgaacgtgttgtgtatttcgcggtagctatcattttatacaatgttaaaaatatatataacgctaaggtaacatcgataatagacatgtcgatatttgattttgtcaatcactttattttgccataaAAACTTCTGTCTCATTATCTATATGCGTGTGTATGGATGTCATGTATTACTTAgtagaattcttattttagtaCTGTGTTTTTGATcgctataatagtacattatgatacaattGTGCTAATCTGGTCAccacacacgaggcgatattgtgcacCCGAGCTGTAaacgagcgcgcaataagaaagccgatgagtgtaatgaccaatgcacacgcttttcatacgacatttaaaactgATACAGATTTGTTCATTTAGGCCGTTAGTTTATCGTTTCTGAATATATTACTTATAGGGAGATTATTCTTTcgacagaaaaaaatcacgaacataacggcccgatttgaagagtgattaagacacgtttaagatcttggaaagatctttaaaagatcgataactaaacgacatgtcaaaattgacgtttatttcgattccgctgtgatcccagtaagatatatctacgatatttctaccgtcaaagtgacattggttgcccgaatcgagctgcttctgtgaattatacgacatacaaaagaTAACTGATAAagataatttgacgaccggtttggcctagtgggtagtgaccctgcgaagctgatggtcccgggttcaaatcctggtaagggcatttattcgtgtgatgagcatggatatttgtttctgagtcatgggtgttttctatgtatttaagtatttaaaaatatttatatattatatatatcgttgtctaagtaccctcaacacaagccttattgagcttacttagtcaatttgtgtaataatgtcctataatatttattattattataagtctTATGATCTTAcagtcatattaaaaaaaactttcatatGTCCTTCGCTGCGACtgaaactatctccataccaaatttcatttaaatcaggtacagtcaagtataaaaatatgggcCCACTCAAATTACTCAAATGCAACAGCAGGAGTTATTTTCGCATTTACagtacgtgtcatccacgatgacgcgcagatttgtcaaatcttatctttaataacacgacaatacgagtcaagacacgcgtctttgtgaatgacacgatctatataatattaagtatagaAGCATTTGAATTTCcagtttttttgtcaaaatttagCCTTGGATTAATCATTTTTTATTCTGActgtattgtataatattatcaAACTGACAATGGAGGGAGGGTAATGAATGTCTTAGTGTTAAGTGTGTGTATTTAGTTTTTTGATATTCCCCAAATACTCATAAAAAATCAAGGCGGAATATATTAACTATTGCGAGTCGGGCTTCAAAACAaagggtttcgtaccaaaaTAAACCTGGGTCTaaacaaaatattgtttaaaaatatggttACACTACTCTTTGAAatttttatggtatttttattcaGATTTACGTGCTTTTTTATTCTAATAGGTGGATAATTATCCCCTAGATTTTTATTTCTACACCGTTtccatttttcatagactttataATAGACAATAACGGAATGGAATGAACGAAAAGTGTACaacaaaatacaacaaaaaatcTTGTGCTGaggttttcttatttttaattctatttttatagTTTGTTTGTCATTagtcagttaaaaataaaaatacgattaaataatattataaatacttagtaaACTCAAATAGTTCAATTACTGAAATGTTGCACgattatattaatataactatttattgtaatatggtgataatcttaactacatttttttactaaattaaacttgtctaaaacaataaaaatttaagaattatatataaacttgaacatataaaaaaaaagctagtcaccgggcgagattcgaacccgtaaacactcgtttctagccgtccgcgtcttaatcttaacccgctggaccagacggacagtagccggcaacacgaaattagcgaccatattctgcgacgaaagaaaaacgcatgaaaactcgaaaatacgcgttttcccaaacataagactaatctagatcgattgtatacccataaaaacccccatataccaaatttcagcgaaatcgttagagccgattccgagatcacagaaatatatatatacaagaattgctcgtttaaaggtataagatttttatttgaCGACCACACTATAAGTAATTCAAATAAAACGAGTTTGTTTAAATCGCCTACTGTACTTCATTATAGTCGTGTAATACGTATTTAGGGGGTGCCCGGAAGTATAAGAAAACTGtaatagataaaatattaaactatataCCAAAATATTCAGAAATATTTCGAATTCTATGCTGAAATAACCAATACATAATTGCCATGCCTGTTTCGATACTTATTTATCTGATTGTCGTTACTTTCATGACATTGTCAACGTCGCAAAACTTATGAATAGTTGCAGTCACCTCTGAAAATATTGACACaacaaaagtgccaaaaatatgtataaactacctaaatatatgggcaataaattcgtgtatacatattcttggcactttttttgtatcgatattttcacacGTGACCGTACCAGGTATATTACGATTCTTGTGATACCGATCACTGAAAGACCGGCGGACTAGCGGGGTCTTAGTAAAACGGTTCTATTTGTAACCCCTCGTGTACGcctgtacggaaccctaaaaatgactatgtcgcttttgtattttttgcagaAATAATCATAGAGATATAAATCATAAAAAGATTACTACGTTCATATTAGTCGAGTTGTTACCTTTGATAGTTTCGAACAATGAAGAGTATAcaaatatgtacgagtatattttaaattcttttgaaggcaaaagtgatttttttgatgttatatttctatatttatttatttaaactttattgcacacataaagaaaaatgtacaaatggcgaactagCTGTTTATATGTGTTATAAGTTCTGTATACGGTGGTAACGAAATGgaaagtaaacaaaatttatatttataatttgggacattttttcttctttttcgtTCAAAAATACCATAAGGATAAGCTATTTAAGCATAGTTGTTTTTCAATAAGACTTTGAAAATGTACCGTGTGAATCTTCGTAAGTATCAAAATACATACGAATTAtctaattataacatttttattttatgaaataaatgttggctatggaaatattttttaattttttaattaggttattttaatatttttatagactTGCCTctacaaaaaatactatttttgatATCTAGGATAACTTTtcttggtttttagggttccgtaccaaaatggtaaaacaggaccctattactaagacttcgctggccgtccatctgtctgtctatctggcCGTCTGTCACCAGATACTAAACTAgtttgaaactttgtatgtatatgtaatacAGATACAATTATCTGCAATGTGGACTATAGCAATGATCtgtatgatactgatctgtcagtattaaaagtgacatttttgcttggagaaatatcacttttgacaGATGGGTATCATATCGGGAACAttacccttagtgtaaatttattcgatagcggaacgtgacgtacgcgtttgcgttatgtgtcattttgtattgagATTTGGATTTGGATTTGGATTTTGAGATTCCAAAATATCCCGCTaggcgctgtttctaaatcctatacaaaatgagacttaacgcaaacgcgtacgtcacgtttcgctatcgaataaatgtacactaggggtactgatctaatAACTAAAGGGACCCACtaattaacagtccgccggacggaatcggcctgtcagttagaacaaaaagttgacagtttcgaacaactgacaggcctatgtcgtccggcggactgttaatcagtccCTTAAAACTCGAATTTTAAGATCATAATCAAAgagcaaatttttaaattttcagatGAGGAAATTGACGAGCTACCCCTCATGCAGGGCCCTGGACCTGTTCTCATGATCTTGGCTATATACCTGCTCTTCGTATTGAAGCTAGGACCGGCCTTCATGAGGAAGAGGCCAGCGTTCAAGCTCACTCGCACGCTATTTGCATACAATATGATCCAGGTGGCCATTTCGGCATATTTAGTACAAAAGGTAAATGTCAAGGAATGTGGCAATATGTTGGATATAGATTGGTTTTTTCGTCGACATCTGATTCAGTAAAttgcttaaaattaaataaaaatgtttaaaaatcatCGGTAATAATTCTACtcaaatctgtacccctagtgtaaatttattcgatagcgaaacgcgtacgcgtttgcgttaagtctcattttctatgggattttgagtttccaaaacgttccgtttggcgcgctgtttctaaatcccatacaaaatgagatttaacgcaaacgcgtacatcacgtttcgctgtcgaataaatttacactaggggctctgtttttctactcgtcgactgtaatggttgaattaaaattttgtaatatcaaactataatttaattgcgtacttttcatgtatggcctgatgggctcccactcaactataagattgatatagaaaaaaaaattaccaatcacgtgccgccgcgctcccatagaaaagactaaacgggcgcggggcgggagtcgcggGCTTATGTCaaaacaaattgcaccttacggCTAATGCCAAAGCGGTACAAATTGGAACACATTAACAACATAaagcattaacattataaagcaATAACACATGAGCAGCTAGAACAGAAATTCATAATGGTAGTACTCTCAGGCATCTCTTTTTCTAATATCCTCTTGCATTCCATTATCACTCGCCCCATCGCACTCACAAACAAATCGCACTGTGGCTGCGCCTCTAGCAGGGAGCTGAGCAGTGCGTGAGCGCGCGCGACCGGCGCCTGCGCGTGTGTCTGCGTACGACTACTGAGATACTtagcaattttcattaattatttaggttttatagtaaaaaaaagtatcattttatatgactcgtagaaaaagtactgtatacaatagtgataaaatcaagcttttcaatctcatacctcttacttaggcaacgaagcttgctgagtacagaacacggtactcgactgaaaagctccctatataacgattgtataaaatactattatttaacaATGTAGCCGCGAACagcaaaaaaattaatgtttttatacACACATAATTTACTAAATCACCTGTCGACGTAAAACATTTCcacttcatatttattttaggtatttttattatcagtattttttattatcagtacttaccgttgacctagaactattaAAACTTGGCTAAaaatatcgtcttacactacgAGTACAGAGAAAAATCTCAAacctattttgtaaaaaaaaaaaaagtcaatttcATACGGAACCtttggtgggcgagtccgactcgcacttgttcgtCCGGTTTTTCTACTAAATATCGTTATGATGATAGTAACCTTTTTTTCTTACAGTATTTTCGAGCAATATTGGAACTCGGTCTGGTACCTAGGAAATGTCACATGGCTAACGAAAGGCTAAGAAAGGAGGTATGTAACATTTTACTCCTATTTCAGTAATGGAgggaggtaaggagaacaatctcttatgggagaactgttgctaaagtgtccagctggcagctgcaaataatagttcgaaatctctccggtggcgctagtgTAGCACAAGGACATCACAAATGAACTTGGACGTTATTAACGGGGTGAAGTACGTTGTcagtgatttaatttttttcatcaaagtcaaaaatttgttcgcgcTGTATTGTGGCggcacctatttaaggttttttcaTGGACACATTTCATGCACATAGATTATTCTCCATACTTTCAGTAATAAGTTCACAGTATTCAtaaatttttaagttttttcttttagattttttttactaattggAAACTGTCAATACTTATTAAATTCGTTTAGTTGTTAATTAATTCtcaatttgtttttctttccaatcttataatacttatattattctcaaaatattcaatgaattgaaatcaaaacaatgtaataattattcaaCCAACCAATGAGTCTTTCGGATCTTATCTAtggacgaaatataatttgatatttaccactagcttttcggtaaaggaaaacatcgtgaggaaacctgcatacatatgcgaagaaattcaaaggtgtatgtgaagtagtccccaatccgcattgggctagcgtggggactatagacCAAGCCCTCTAGCGCATGATCGCGCATATGGATTGTTATcatattgattttattaagtttctagatattattagaatacattttaataacgcataaatgcttttttaattttttatatttttttaaattttcgttacatgcgtagcatctcgccagtagtcggagacgtactaaacgcaatgaagtgccggcacttcaatgaggtgtggaattattttgttggagatgccgactctagttcTATACCTCAATGGATCCAACTCATACCATAAATATTTTCAGATCGTCTTCGGAATCTGGTTATACTTCGCAGCCAAAATCACAGAACTTCTTGACACCGTCTTCTTCGTACTCAGAAAGAAAGACAACCAAGTGACATTCCTCCATTTGTACCACCACTCAATCATGATGGTCGGAACTTGGGCGTTCTTCAAATACTCGCCGTCAGAAACGGTGTTGTTCATCGGGTTCCTGAACTCGTTGGTACATGTGTTCATGTACACGTATTATGGCTTGGCTGCGCTGGGACCTAAAGTGGCGAAGTATTTGACTTGGAAGAAATATATGACTACGTTTCAGCTGGTGAGTATAATTTACTTAAGATTTTTGATGAACAGTTTTCTTAGGTAAAATTGTTTCGAATTAAACGAAAAAAGTGAATTTGCGATATGTTTCCATTGCCTCAGTGTGATATGCAGTGTGTTGATCCAATACGggcaattaattaaatttggtCATATAATTAAACattgaagcggtggtggccgagtggatatgacgttcgactttcaatccggaggtcgcgggttcaaatcctggctcgtaccaatgagtttttcggaacttatgtacgaaatatcatttgatatttaccaccagcttttcggtgaaggaaaacatcgtgaggaaacctgcatacatctgcgaagaaattcaaaggtgtatgtgaagtccccaatccgcattgggctagcgtggggactatagcccgagccctctcgcgcatgagaggaggcctgtgcccagcagtgggacgtatataggctgaattattattattatttattattattataattaaacatgTTCTATAaccaacggagccacgccgttttgtcgcctaaatagtgtttagttgtaattttataaaatgtatatgtatgttagtctgtaaggtatttgtaatatgggccttgttgcctgaatcaaattttaaataaataaataaataatgtttatcatgcataataaacaatataattcatagacactaaaaataattgaaatacgAGAATTACATGCAAATAATATTAAGCgcttaactataaaaaaaaatactaagttaattttaaattatttaaaataacagctTAGACATATTTGAATGTCAACAtgagatcaaaataaaataaatataaacgtcAACGCAATacattataactattataagtcaatatcatttaaatattgttgtacactataataacatttttttaattaataacaatttcaactctattttaaattttcaaatcATTTCATGGTCATGTTAGGTACTTTCGACattaaactttcgtgagacatcttctaaaatatttaaatagccTGTGGAAGGGCCCCCGATGGGTTCTAAACATGTCGCCAATAGCGACGAAAAAGTCAAGCGAGTGTAGCcatgatatttaaatattttgttaggtATTTCGTTAAATATTTGTTGGGTAATTTCCAATAAACTTTTACGTACTAAGGCGGTTTTACATGTTTTATTACGCAATTCGTTTTCATACTGAGGTCTTactagaccgcgagccagggaCAGATTTCCAtaaccaatcgcctcccggatGATGAgccagctgccgctccgttggtgagTTGGGTAATGGCAGCCACAAACAAAATTTAGTCGTCGCcgcccgtttgatactttgtcagataatAGTTCAGATTCTATTgttgatttaaaaaatcgtcagaggtttgtatcgcggtggaagtcagctggtcgcatgaacatgtaaaaaataagcacctttttattatagtaataacaagatcatgaaactttgcatatagCATTCCATCAAGCatttcaaataaacggattacgcattatgcatatttatttatttattttttattacatacctggaaaaccaacagctttaaacattTCCATAACatacaatagaaatacagagccaattacaggttgtcacttataaaaaattaaatataacaatgatcaaatataattaaagttCAGTTACACACACATGTGTCTACCCACAGCACAAGCCAAGGTTAAGGTAATATTAGGTATTTTGCGGACATAAGTGTAAGGCGCGTATTGTTTATatgttcatgtgaccagctgacgCTTTTTCCACCACTATATAACTGGCTgacgattttattttatttaaaatagcatctaaactaccAGTTCTgctgctagttcagcggtgtcactcacgaattcgagccaatcttgcagtctaacgcaactagatgcgacCAATTGCACGCGAGATGTAAACTCATCAATCGCGATGTGGTGCTAGACTGCACAATAGGCTTGAATTCATCTGCGTGAGACTGACCATTGTATTGGCCCCATTGTTATTGCCCTCCTTAGATATCTGACACAATACACATCGGGAGGCGAtacccgaaaaaaaaaatttttttacatggtcatg
This region includes:
- the LOC133533812 gene encoding elongation of very long chain fatty acids protein 7-like; the encoded protein is MATALNLKNFASWDLSKSKYEEIDELPLMQGPGPVLMILAIYLLFVLKLGPAFMRKRPAFKLTRTLFAYNMIQVAISAYLVQKYFRAILELGLVPRKCHMANERLRKEIVFGIWLYFAAKITELLDTVFFVLRKKDNQVTFLHLYHHSIMMVGTWAFFKYSPSETVLFIGFLNSLVHVFMYTYYGLAALGPKVAKYLTWKKYMTTFQLVQFISIVAQYLITVRLSECPPSKGVAIFIVCNTLFFLVLFANFYKQSYIKKNAKTRLNVSNPLSICMIQEKDVKVQ